From a single Natronorubrum tibetense GA33 genomic region:
- the lrp gene encoding HTH-type transcriptional regulator Lrp, with protein sequence MTYENLDAKLVNALLGDGRASLRSLAEELDVSVTTVSNHLSDLEEEGVIEGYTPRVDYDAVGYDVTAVIQLQVEGNALPDVTDTLRDHRQMISVYEVTGDYDVIAIGKFKDTDGMNDQIKALLTDPDIKASNTSVVLNAVSENEQFELDIDDA encoded by the coding sequence ATGACGTACGAAAATCTCGATGCAAAACTAGTGAATGCACTTCTCGGCGACGGTCGGGCGAGTCTCCGGAGTCTCGCCGAGGAACTCGACGTCTCCGTCACTACCGTTTCGAACCACCTCTCTGATCTCGAGGAAGAGGGGGTCATCGAAGGCTACACGCCGCGAGTCGATTACGATGCGGTCGGCTACGACGTGACAGCCGTCATCCAGTTGCAGGTCGAAGGAAACGCGCTGCCCGACGTTACCGACACCTTGCGAGATCACCGTCAGATGATCAGCGTTTACGAGGTTACCGGCGACTACGACGTGATCGCCATCGGCAAATTCAAAGACACCGACGGCATGAACGACCAGATCAAGGCCCTCCTCACGGACCCCGATATCAAGGCCTCGAACACGAGCGTCGTCCTGAACGCAGTCTCCGAGAACGAGCAGTTCGAACTCGATATCGACGACGCCTGA
- a CDS encoding ABC transporter ATP-binding protein codes for MSSHDDETPFDVYREDVDRPLSRLFREYAPGRLGWFSAGMLANFVARMASLVPPLLLGVAIDAIFTQEAGAFELPLVPNAWLPTEPMAQFWFTVTAIAVSFLVVALFTWIYGVTANLFAHDVMHAVRVDCFQKMQRLDTAFFDEKQTGEVMAVLNNDTQNLEMFLDNALMNSARLLVMVGGITAVLFYLNWQLAFVTLFAVPAMVLFTLWFMRVVEPRYVRQRSAVGRMNTRLENAISGIGLTKTTSSESYETERVRDSSRNLFERTMAVLKLSYLYRPGMELLAGLAFAATFLVGGLWLATDSAPGPLTGSLSVGDFVVFLMLTQRIVDPLAEVSNIVDQYQNAKASSERVFGLMDIPVHVDNPDDPVDIIPVEGRVTYDDVTFSYDDTAARRNAAATETAFEETVLEDISFEAAPGETVAFVGPTGAGKSTVLKLLLRLYDAQDGSVRIDGHDVREVALADLRSAVGYVSQDTFLFDGTIADNIRYGHFEAADETVREAAEAAQAHEFIVDLPDGYDTRVGERGVKLSGGQRQRIALARAVLADPEILILDEATSAVDTKTELRIQRSIDRLTENRTTLTIAHRLSTVKDAETILVLEDGEIVERGTHEDLLAANGRYATLWAAQAGDRETAAGTLIDGDD; via the coding sequence GTGAGTTCCCACGACGACGAGACACCGTTCGACGTCTACCGCGAGGACGTCGACCGACCGCTCTCGAGGCTCTTTCGCGAGTACGCACCCGGCCGATTAGGCTGGTTTTCGGCCGGCATGCTCGCGAACTTCGTCGCCCGGATGGCGAGTCTCGTGCCGCCGCTGTTGCTCGGTGTTGCGATCGACGCGATCTTCACGCAGGAGGCGGGCGCGTTCGAACTCCCGCTCGTGCCCAACGCGTGGCTGCCGACCGAACCGATGGCGCAGTTCTGGTTTACCGTCACTGCAATCGCCGTCTCGTTTCTCGTTGTGGCTCTCTTCACCTGGATCTACGGCGTCACCGCCAATCTGTTCGCTCACGACGTGATGCACGCGGTTCGGGTCGACTGTTTCCAGAAGATGCAACGGCTGGACACGGCCTTTTTTGACGAGAAACAGACCGGCGAAGTCATGGCCGTCCTCAACAACGACACGCAGAACCTCGAGATGTTCCTCGACAACGCGTTGATGAACTCGGCGCGGCTGTTGGTGATGGTCGGGGGGATTACGGCCGTCCTCTTCTATCTCAACTGGCAGCTAGCGTTCGTGACGCTCTTTGCCGTGCCGGCGATGGTCCTTTTCACCCTCTGGTTCATGCGCGTCGTCGAACCGCGGTACGTTCGCCAGCGCTCCGCCGTCGGTCGGATGAACACCCGGCTCGAGAACGCCATCTCGGGTATCGGGCTCACCAAGACTACCTCGAGCGAGTCCTACGAGACCGAGCGGGTCCGTGACTCCTCGCGGAACCTCTTCGAGCGGACGATGGCCGTCCTGAAATTGAGCTACCTCTACCGGCCGGGGATGGAGCTGCTCGCGGGTCTCGCTTTCGCCGCGACCTTCCTCGTCGGCGGGCTCTGGCTCGCGACCGACAGCGCGCCGGGGCCGCTCACCGGCAGCCTCTCTGTCGGCGACTTCGTCGTCTTCCTGATGCTCACCCAGCGGATCGTCGACCCGCTCGCGGAGGTCTCGAATATCGTCGACCAGTACCAGAACGCCAAGGCCTCGAGCGAGCGCGTCTTCGGGCTGATGGACATCCCCGTCCACGTCGACAATCCCGACGATCCCGTCGACATCATCCCGGTCGAGGGTCGCGTCACGTACGACGACGTGACGTTTAGCTACGACGACACCGCGGCCCGCCGGAACGCGGCGGCCACCGAGACGGCGTTCGAGGAGACCGTCCTCGAGGATATCTCCTTCGAGGCCGCTCCGGGCGAGACGGTCGCGTTCGTCGGGCCGACCGGTGCCGGAAAATCGACGGTTCTCAAGTTACTGCTTCGATTGTACGACGCCCAGGACGGTTCGGTCCGAATCGACGGCCACGATGTCCGGGAGGTCGCACTCGCGGATCTCCGATCGGCCGTCGGCTACGTCAGTCAGGACACGTTCCTCTTCGACGGCACCATCGCGGACAACATCCGCTACGGTCACTTCGAGGCCGCCGACGAGACGGTCCGCGAGGCCGCCGAAGCGGCCCAGGCCCACGAGTTCATCGTCGACCTTCCGGACGGGTACGACACCCGCGTCGGCGAGCGCGGCGTCAAGCTCTCGGGCGGCCAGCGCCAGCGGATCGCGCTCGCTCGAGCGGTGCTCGCCGACCCCGAAATCCTCATTCTGGACGAGGCGACAAGCGCCGTCGACACGAAAACCGAGTTGCGGATCCAGCGGTCGATCGACCGGCTCACCGAAAATCGCACGACGCTAACGATCGCTCACCGACTCTCGACGGTCAAAGACGCGGAGACGATTCTGGTGCTCGAGGACGGCGAGATCGTCGAACGGGGAACGCACGAGGACCTGCTGGCGGCAAACGGTCGGTACGCGACGCTGTGGGCGGCACAGGCTGGCGATCGAGAGACGGCGGCCGGGACGCTCATCGACGGCGACGACTGA